TCGCCACCGCGATGCTGGCGGGCGAGCGGATGAACCGGGACCGCACCTCCGGCCTCGTCCTGGGGTTCGCAGGCGTGGTGGCGATCATCGGCCCCTGGCGCGGACTCGGCGAGCACAACGACCTCCTCCCCCAGCTGGCCTGCCTGGGTGCCACCGCTTGCTACGGACTCGCGTTCGCCTACCTGCGCCGCTTCGTCTCCGGCCGCGGGCATTCCGCTCCCGCGCTCGCCTTCGTCCAAGTGCTCATCGGGGCTGTGATCATGGTGATCGCGGCTCCCTGGGTGGCCAGCGAGCCGGTCGACCGGTTGAGCGGGGTGGTCATCATCAGCATGGTCGTCCTCGGCGCCTTCGGCACCGGGATGGCCTACGTGTGGAACAACAACATCGTCGCCGCCTGGGGCGCGGCCAACGCCGCCGCGGTCACCTACCTCTCGCCCGTCGTGGGTGTGTTGCTCGGAGTCGTGCTGATGGGCGAACCCCTCACCTGGAACCAACCGGTCGGCGCAGCGCTCGTCCTGCTCGGGATCATGGCGGCGCACGGACGGCTTGGCGGAATCAGCCATCGGCAGCGCGGAACTCCCGAGGTCAGCGGTGGCAGCCGCGCCGCGCCCGGCCGCCACCGCTGACCGGCAGACCCCGGAGCGGTCAGAACGTGATCGTGATGCGGTACTTCTCGTCGGGCGTCTGGATGTCGGTGGCGTGCAGCTCACCGCGGGCGGTGCGGTAGGCGCCGGTGCCCCCGGTGATGGCCATCAACGCGTCCTCACCGCGAACTCCCAGCGCCTGGGCGGTGAGCTGCCCGTCGGGCAGCCGGAGCGTGAGCGTGCAGTTGGTGGTGATCCGCGCACCGTCGACGTGCGTCACCTGGCACGAGCCGCCGTCGTCGCCGACCGGCCGACCCGCCTGGCGCAACTGGTCGGAGAACACGTACTCGTCACCGAGGCTCACCCCGGGGTCGCCGACATCGGTGCGGGCGAACTGGTCGTTGATCACGTCGAGGTCGAGCACCGTCGTCCGCGCCGGTGGCGGAGCAGCCGCCGACGTCTCCGGGGCCGCGCCCTGCACCGACCACAGCAGCCCGATCGCCACGAGACCACCAGCGACCGCGAAAGCCTTCTTCGCAACCAATGTTCCGCCTTCCTGCCTGGTGCCGTGCGGTTCACGGCGGACCGCGAACGATCGTGAAACCTCGACCGCGCTCGAAGTCAAGCCCGGCCCGACCAGCGGCTCGACGGCACCCGGAGTTGCCGAAAGCCGATCACCTGACGAAACTTGCGCGGGAACTCCACACGATCAGCCGGAAGGTGTCCGATGACCGAAGCTCACGACGACCGCTCGCTGCCGGCGGCAGCCCACTCCGAGGGGACCCTGCCCTCGGGCCAGTACTGGCAGAGCTGGACCGTCGAGCAGCCCGGCGGAGTCGTCGTGCTGGTGCACGGCCTGCACGAGCACAGCGGCCGCTACCGGCACGTCGCGGCGCGGCTCAACGCGGCGGGCTACGCGGTCTACGCGCTGGATCACCCCGGGCACGGCCGGTCGCCGGGCACCCGCGGCAACATCGGTGGCATGGCCGCCGCCGTGACCGGGGTCGGCCTGCTGGCCCGGCTGGCCGCTGACCGGCACAGCGGCGTGCCGGTGTTCGTCTACGGGCACAGCATGGGCGGGCTGATCTCGCTGCAGTACCTCACCGGCACACCGCTGCAGCGGATCCGCGGCGCGGTGATCTCCGCCCCCGCGCTCGACGCCGGGCCGGTGTCCACAGTGGAGCGTATCGTCGCACCGCTGCTGTCGAAGCTGCTGCCCGACCTCGGCGTGCGGACCATCGACGCCGACACCATCAGCCGCGATCCCGCTGTGGTGCGGGACTTCCGCACCGATCCGCTCAACCACAACGGGAAGATGCGCGCACGAACCGCGGTCGAGATCATGCGGACCGCCGAGGCCATGCCGCGGCGCCTGCCGTCGCTGACCATGCCGCTGCTGGTCCTGCACGGCGGTGCCGACCGGCTGATGCCGCCCGCCGCCAGCGAGCTGGTGCGCAACCGCGCCGGATCGGCCGACCTCACGTTCCGGATCCACGAGGGCCTGCACCACGAATCGCACAACGAGCCGGAGCAGGAGCAGGTGCTCGACGAGATCGTCGCCTGGCTCGACGCGCACCGGGCGGGCTGAGGCACCGCGGCGGGAACAAGCCAATCCGGGCGATCTCCGTTGACCCGCGATCACCACCGGGCGAGCATGCTCACGCGTTCCCGGAATGCGCGCTGGCGCGCGAACGGAGAGGTGCCGCATGCGATTCGCGAAGAAGGCGTGGCTGGCGCTGTCCGGCGCCGCGCTGGTCGCCGCCGGGTTGAGCGGTGTGGAGGTCGCGGCAGCGGCTCCGCCGCAGTCCACCGGGTGCGGCGACCTGTACGTCCTGACCGACGGCCGCGGTCGCGGACTCACCGGCCGGACCTGGGACGACGCCGGGACGACGGTGCCCGCCGGCGCCCGGATGGAGAAGTTCCTGTACGACGACGGAATCGTCCCGGGCGTGCACCCGCACAGCCTGGACAACACGCGGCGGGTGGCCGCCCCGGCGCTGGAGCGGAAGGTCGTCGACTTCCACCGCGCCTGCCCGGGTTCCCGGATCACCCTCGTCGGCTACTCCTTCGGCGCGCTCATCTCCGGTGACGCCGCCGAACTGCTGGCCGCGCGGGACGAGGTGCCGGATCACCTGGTCAACGCCGTGCTGATCGCCGATCCGCGGCGCCACGTCACGAACACCACCGTGCAGGGCCCGTCCGGCGGCATCATGTCGGTCGCCCCGGACGGGCCGGGCATGCACACGCCCGGCCCGCGCGAGTTCGGCGACATCGAGGTGGCGAGCATCTGTCGGGAGGACGACGTGGTCTGCCACGCCGCGAATCCCGTCTCCAACGCGGTGGCGTTCAGCGCTCAGCTGCAACGACTTTCCACCGCGCACGGCGCTTACGGTTCCCCGGAGCAGAACTTCTGGGCCAGGCCTGCCGATTTCGCCGGTGTCGGAGACCTGCTGCTGCCGCCCTCCGCGCCGATCGCCTGGGGACCGCCCGCGTTCGCGGCCCCGATGCCCCGGGAGATCCTCAACGACAACGCGGCCTACCAGCGCATGATGGACGGTCTCACGGAATCGGGAGGCGCACTCGCCTGGGCCGAGGTGCTGAACTCCTTCGGCCTGCCCGGCGACGAGATCGTGCACGGCTTCTGGAAGGCCCTGCAAGAAGCGGGCGCCGGGTACTGAGGAATCAGACCGACCATCCGCCCGCAGCGGCCGTGGACCGGGCGAATTCGGCGAAGGTGCGCGGCTCGCGGCCGAGAGCGCGCTGCACGCCGTCGGAGAGGTAGGCGTCGGTGCCGTTGCGCAGCGGTTCGAGGACGTCGGCGAAGCCCACTGCCTCCGGGCCCGGGAGCCCCTGGGCGACCAGTTCCGCGACGAAGTCCTCGACGGACAGCGGCACGTAGCGGATCTCGCGACCGGCAGCGGCGGAGATCGTGGCGACCGCCTCGGCCAACGTCACCGCCTCGGGGCCGGACAGCTCGTAGATCTGGCCGGAGTGGCCCGCCTCGGTCAGCGCCGCGACCACGACCGCCGCGATGTCCTCGGCGTCGACGAAGCTGACCGCTCCGTCGCCACCGGGCAACCGCAGCTCACCGGCGGCGACGGCCTCGGCGAAGAAGCCCTCGCTGAAGTTCTGCGCGAACCAGCCCGGCCGGCTGATCGTCCACTCCAGACCGCTCTCCCGCACGGCGGCCTCGCTGTCGAGCAAGGCGTCCCGGACGCCGTCCGGATCGTTGGCGTAGTCCGGGTCGTCGATACCGCGCCCGGAGGCCAGCACGAGCCGCTGCACGCCGTGCCGCACCGCCCGCTCGACGAACGGGCGGACGAATCGCGTGCCGTCCACCTGCACGAGGTAGGCGGCCCGGACTCCCTCCAGAGCCGAATCCCAGGTCCGGCTGTCGGCCCAGTCGAAGGTGTGCTCGCCGCCGCGGGATGCAGCGCGAACCGGCAGGCCCGCGGCGCGCAGCCGTGCGGCGACTCGGCTGCCGGACTTGCCGGTCGCCCCGGTGACGAGGATCGGGTTTTCAGACATGACTTCAGCCAACCAGCCGGGATCGAGACGTTCCATGGCTGATGAGCTCCACTCGATGTTCGGGCGTCTACGCTGGTGGTGTGGACGCCGTGTCAGAGCTGTTGGCGGAAGTGCGGGCGCGCGGCGCCGTCTTCCGGCAGGCGATCGTCCGGCCGCCGTGGGCGCTGCGGATGTCCAGCGGTGCCTCGCTGACGCTGGCCACGATGCTGCACACTCCCGCGTGGATCGTTCCCGACCAGCGCGAACCGGTGCGCATCGAAGCCGGCGACATCGCCGTGATCCGCGGCGACGTGCCCTACTCGGTGGCCGACGATCCCGCGACCAGCCCGTCGGCGGTGGTGACCGAGGCCGACTACTGCTCGGCGACCGAAGGCATCGAGCACGCGGCAGCCCGGACCTGCGGAACACCTGCCACCGGCTCAGCCGTGCTGCTCAGCGGCGCGTTCGAGCGCCAGGGCGAGCTCAGCGCGCAGCTGCTCCAGGCACTGCCCGCAGTGCTGGTGGTGCCCGCCGAGGAGCGCCCCTTCCCGTCCCCGGAGCAGGTCGCCGAGGAGATCGCCCGGGACCGGCCCGGCCAGCAGCTGGTGCTCGACCGGCTCATGGACCTGTTGCTGGTCTCCGCGCTGCGCAGCTGGTTCGACAACCCGGACGCCGATGCGCCGGCCTGGTGCCGCGCGCTGGACGATCCGGTGGTGGGCACCGCGCTGCGGCTGCTGCACGACGCGCCCGCCCGCCCGTGGACCGTGGCGGAGCTGGCGGCGAAGGCGGGTGTGTCGCGGGCGGCGCTGGCCCGGCGGTTCACCGCCCTGGTCGGCGAACCACCGATGGCCTACCTGACGAACTGGCGGATCGCGCTGGCCGCCGACCTGCTGCGCAAGACCGATCACACGGTGGACGCGATCGCGCGGAAAGTGGGCTACTCCAACGCTTTCGCGCTGAGCGTGGCGTTCAAGCGGCTGCGCGGCACTCGGCCCAGCGACCACCGGAAACGGGAAGCCGAGCAGCGGACCGGATGACGCCGTTCGGGCAGGCACCGTGCACGCAGCACGAACTGGACCGCCGCACCCCGGTCCGGTGCGGCGGCCCGGTTCGCAGACCTCAGCGCGCCGTGTAACCGCCGTCGACCAGCAGGTCGGTCCCGTTGATCATCGTAGAGGAGTCGGAGGCCAGGAAGACCGCGGTGGCCGCGATCTCCTCGGGGAGGGCGAAGCGGCCGGTGGGGATGACCGCCTTCAGCGCATCGCCCTTGGGCCCCTCCCACGCCTTGCGGCCGAGCTCGGTGAGCACCACCGTGGGCGAGATCGAGTTGACCGTGACCCCGCGACCGGCCCACTCCGCGGCCAGCACCTTGGTCAGGCCGATCACGCCGAACTTGGACGCGCAGTAGGCGGCGTGCTGGTCCAGCGCGACGCTCCCGGCCTGCGAGGCGAGATTGATGATCCGCCCCCGGCCCGCCGCGAGCATGTGCTTGCCCACCGCCTGCGAGACCAGGAACGTGCCGGTCAGGTTGACCGCCAACGTCTTGTCCCACGCCTGCTGCCCGAGGTCCTCGGCAGGCGCCAGCAGCGCCACGCCCGCGCTGTTCACCAGGACGTCGACGCGCCCGTAAGCGTCGATCACGGCTCCCACCGCCGCCTCGACCGAGGCCGCGTCGGAGACGTCGCAGGCGAATCCCCGCGCACCGCCGCCGATGCGGTCGGCCTGCGCCCGCGCCGCCTCTTCCTGCAGGTCGAGGATGGCGACCCGGGCGCCCTTCGCGGCGTAGGCAGCCGCGATCGCGCCGCCGATGCCCGACGCCCCTCCCGTGATGACCGCGACCTTGTCCGCGAGCCCGAAGTCCAGGTCCACGTCCGGCGGATCCATCGTCATTGGCGTTCTCCTCACACCGTTGCTCCAGTTGGAGCAGAACCTACCCAACGCCGCTGCGCGGATGAGCCGCTCGGGTGCTTCGTCTGCGGCAGCCGCCGTGCGTCGGCGACGACCCGGCCGGGTGACGGCTGGTGGCCGGTCTCCTCGTGCTGCCTGATCATTGCCTGTCCCGGAGTGCAGCAGGTGAAGGGTGCGAACAGTGGTGAACCTGATCGAGCTCGCAGCGAGCGGTTGGTGCACGAGGGCGATCGCGACCGCGATCCGGCTCGGGATTCCCGATCTGATCGCCGGGCAGGCCAGGAAGCCCGAGGAACTCGCGGAAGCCGTGTCCGCCGATCCGGCGATGCTCCAAGGGCTGCTGCGGATGCTCGTCGCCGGTGGGGTCGTCGTCCGCGACGGCGACGCGTTCGCGCTGAGTGACGACTTCGCCGCACTGCGCGCCGATCATCCGGCGACGGTCCGCAACGTGTTCACGCTGTTCGCCGAGACCTACGACGACGCGTGGGCCGGGCTCGCGCACACCGTGCGCACCGGCGAGTCCGGTTACGAGCGGGTCTTCGGCGTGCCGCTCTACGACCACCTCGACCGCGACGCCGAGGCCGCGCGCACCTTCGACGCCGCGATGGCCGAACTCGCGCGCCCGGTCATCGCCGCGCTCCTGCGGCAGCACGACTTCTCCGGGCTGCGGACGGTCGTGGACGTCGGCGGCGGTTCCGGGTCGCTGCTGCGCGAAGTGCTCACCGCCAGCCCGGGCCTGCGCGGCGTGGTGGCCGACCGGGAGACCGTGTGCCGGCGCGGAACCGAAGCGCTGCGGAGCAGCGGGAACGACGACCTGAACGCCAGGTTGTCCTTCACCCCGTCGGACTTCTTCACCGCACTGCCGACGGGCGGTGACCGCTACCTGCTCAAGAACGTCCTCTTCGACTGGAGCGACCAGGACCGGGTGCGAATCCTGCGCACGATCGCCGACGCCATGACCCGCACCGATCACCGGACGTCGCGGCTGCTGGTCGTGGAACCGCTGGAGGACCACGAGCAGGACTGGTCGGCGCTGACCCGCGCGGTGTTCTGCGGCTCGGACGTCCCCGTGCTCGACGAGCACCGGCTCCGGACAGTGCTCGCCGAGACCGGGTTCGACGTGCTCGCCACCACCCGGCTGGACGGCACCCAGCACACCCTCGTCGAGTGCTGCGTGCGCCTGGACTGACCGGCTGGAGCGCGGCGCGGTGGTGCGCGGGCTGCCCAGCGGTCATGATCTCCGAACCGCACGCCGCTGCTCGGAGCGAGGAGGCAGATGAGCACCACCAACAGCACGCCGACCCCGGTGAAGGGCAGTCCGATGCTGCTCGTCCTGTTCGCGGTGGTGCTGGCGCCGACGTTCCTCATCGGCTACGCGGTCGGTGCCGGCTCGGCCTCCGTCGTGGGCGGGTTCGTCGCCATGTACTCGCTCATCGCCTTCCTCGGCGGACCGCTGCGCGCCGATCTGCGCCTGGCCGCGGCCCTGAGCCCGCTGCTGCTGTTCGCGGCGATCGTGCCGCGGCTGCTCGGCGAGGTCTCCCGGCCCGCCGCGATCGCCGTGATCGTGCTGATCGTGTTCGTCGCGGCGCTGCTGCCGCTGCGCGGACCGCGTTTCGTCACCGTCGGGCTCGGACTGGGCATGGTCACGCTGTTCGCCTACGGCATGGCGCTGATCGGGCCCGCCGGTCCCTGGCAGGTCGTCATCGCCGCGGTGACCGGCGTGGTGACAGCCGTCGTGCTGCGCGTCCTGCTCGGGATCGGTGATCCGTCCAAGGCGACCCGCGAGAAGATCGCCGACGTCCTCGACGCCGAGGTACCCGCGCTGACCACGGCCTTCGACACGTGGCTGGCCGACGGCCGCCGCCGCTGGCTCGGCATCGCGCTCGGCGCCGCGTCCCACTACCGCCTGGCCCTGCACTCGGCCGAGGCGGTCCAGCGCGCCCAGCAGGCGGAAGCCGCGGATGGGGAACTGGCCGCGCTGCGCACCCGCGCCCACGAGCTCGCCGAGCAGCTGCGCGCCAAGAAGCCCGGCCCCGCACCGCAGACCGGGGCCGGCGACACGACGATCGAGTTCGGTTCCGAGGCCTCGGCCGCCCTCGATGCCGTCGAAGGAACCATCACCGAGCGGGACACCTCGCGGGTGGCGCTGGCCGACCGGTTGCGGACATCCGTTCTGCGACCGAGCGTGCGGCTGCGCTCGATCCAGGTCCGGCACGCGGTGCGCACGGCCTTCGGGCTGCTGCTGATCCTGGTGATCACCTCGTACCTGCCCGCAGGCGATCCGCTGGTGGCGACCGCGCTGCTGACCACCTTCGGCATCCTGCAGGCGAGCTGGCGGGAAACGCTGGACAAGGCGCGGCCGCGCGTCGTCGGGCTGGTCGGGGGCGCGGCACTGGCCGTCGTGATCATCCTGGTGGTGCCCGCGCCCTACCTGCCCGTGGTCGCGCTGACGGCGCTCGTCGTCGCGCTGTGGAACATGATGGCCCGGCCCGCGGTGGCCTACGCGTTCATGGTGGTCGTGACCGTCGGCTTCAACACCTCGCTGCGGCACACCGATCCGGTCCACACCTTGGTCGAGTACGCGGTGCTGACGCTCACCGCGGCGCTCATCGGCGTCCTCGTCGGCTTCGCCGTCGTTCCCGGACTGCGCCCGGAACCGCTGCGGCACCGGATCGTCACAGCGCGCAGCAAGACTGAGCGGGCGCTGCGGGCGATGACCGGGCCGGATCGGGCCGAAGCGCTCGCGCTGCACCGGGCCGCGGCGCAAGCCCGCGCCGAGCTCACCCCCGACCACGAACAACTCGACGACGACCAGCTCGCCGAGCTCGACCGCTTCCGGGCCGCCTTGCGCGACCTCTCGATGCTCGGCACCACCGCCGCCCTCGGCCGGACCGCCGACACCGAGCGGCTCAGAGCCGCGCTCGAGGCACTGGAAGCTCCCGCATCCGACGGCGAAACGCCTGCCGTACTGGAGTCGATCGTGGCCGGACTGGCCGATCAGGTCCGGACGACCGAAGCGCAGCTCCTGGACTCGCTCCCCGACCGCTGACGGTGAGCCGTTCCGCCACGAAGTGAAACGTGTTCTAATCGTGGTCCGGAAGCGGAGCAGGGATCGGAGGAATGCCGGTGCGATACGGCGTCGTGCTGTTCACCAGTGATCGCGGCATCTCGCCCGCCGAGGCCGCGCGGACCGCGGAAGAGGCCGGGTTCCACTCGTTCGCCGTCCCCGAGCACACCCACATCCCCGTGCGGCGGGACGCCGCGCACCCGGGCACGGGCACCGAGGAACTGCCCGACGACCGCTACCGGCGCACGCTCGACCCGTGGGTCGCGCTGGCGACCGCGGCTTCGGTGACGCAGCGGATCACGCTGTCCACCGCCGTCGCCCTGCCCACCGAGCACGATCCCATCACGCTGGCCAAGACGATCGCCACGCTCGACCACCTCTCCGGCGGGCGCGTCGCGCTGGGCACCGGATTCGGCTGGAACACCGACGAACTGGCCGATCACGGCATCCCGGGCGGCCGGCGCAAGACCGCGCTGCGCGAGTACCTCGGCGCCATGCGCGCGCTGTGGACGCAGGAGGAAGCGAGCTACGACGGCGAGTTCGTCAGCTTCGGCCCGAGCTGGGCCTGGCCGAAACCCGTGCGTTCAGGACACATCCCGGTGCTGCTCGGCGCGGGCGGCACGGAGCGCAACTTCGCTTGGGCGGTGCAGCACGCGGACGGGTGGATCACCACGCCGCGCGAACGCGACATCGAGGAGCGGGTGCGGCGCCTGCGGGAGCTCTGGAAGGAAGCGGGCCGGGACGGCGAGCCCGAAGTCATCGCGCTGGCGGGCAAACCCGACGCGGACACGCTGGCCGCGTGGGCGGCCTGCGGCGTGACCGAGGTCCTGTTCGGGCTGCCGGACGCGCCCGCCGAGGTCGTCACCTCCTACATCACCCGGCTGGCCGACCGGATCGGCGTCGCGGCGGCGTAGGTGGGGAGTTCGGCCACCACGCCGAAGTCCCCACCCGGAGTGCCGAGGTCAGGAGTCGTTCTCGCCGATCTGCTCCCGCACCCACTCGTGGAACGCCGCGATGTGGTGCTCGCTGGGCACGAAGACACCGCCGCGGGCGTAAGCCCGGGAATCCATCGACAGCTGGCAGCGTTCGCACGCCTCGAAGTCCTGCCGGTTGACCCGGTCGAACAGCTCGACGGAGTGGGACAGGTCGCGGCCCGATTCGACGACCTCCGGCAGGTACAGCCAGTCGCACTCGATCAGCGTCCGGTCCGGCGCCACCGGGAACATCCGGTGCAGGATCACGTGGTCCGGCACCAGGTTGACGAACACCTGGGGCCGCACGGTGATCGCGTAGTAGCGGCGGTCCTGGTGCTCGCCGATGCCGGGCAGCCGGTCGAGGCCGGCGCTGCCGTCCACGGTGAAGCCCTCGACGTCCGACCCGAACTCCGCGCCGTGCCCGACGTAGTACTGAGCGGCGAAGCCGTCGGCGAACTCCGGCAGCACCTCGGTCAGCTCCGGGTGGATCGTCGCGCAGTGGTAGCACTCCATGAAGTTCTCGATGATCTGCTTCCAGTTCGCCTTGACGTCGTAGTTGATCCGCGCGCCCAGGCTCAGCGCGGCGATGTCGTAGGCCTCGATCTCCCCCGCGTCACCGAGCCGCTCCCCGACGTCGGCGATCACGGTGTCCTCGAAGGACGGCGGCTCGTCGGCCAGGCACACCCAGGCGTAGCCCAGCCACTCGCGCAGGTGCACCCGCTTGAGCCCGAACTCGGTCCGGTCCACGTCGGGCATGCTGGTCAGGTTCGGCGCGGCGACCAGCTCGCCGTCCAGGGCGTAGGTCCAGGCGTGGTAGGGGCACTGGAAGGAGCGCTTCACCCGGCCCGACTCCTCGGTGCACAGCTGCGCGCCGCGGTGCCGGCACACGTTGAGGAAGGCGTTGAGCTCGCCGCCGCGGCCCCGGGCGACGAGCACGCTCTCCCGCCCGACCTGCACGGTGCGGAACTCACCCGGCTGGTCCAGGTCATCGCTGCGCACCGCGCAGAACCAGTGCGCCTCGAAGATGCGGGACTGCTCCAGGGCGAAGATCGCCGGATCGGTGTAGGAGTGGCCGGCCGGGGTGGCCAGCAGGCTCTGCGTCGGTCCGGTCTTCGTCATGGCAACCTCACTCCGTGGTAGGGCACCCCGTCCTGCTCCGGGGTCGGTGGGTGGGGACACGTGCCCGATCCGCACGAACGCCCGCTGCGGGATCAGCGGAGAGCCCGGCGCGGTGCGTCGCTGCGGAGTCCTCGGGGATCGAGCGGAACCGGGCGAGAACGTCGTGGGTGCGCGATGAGCACACCGTTTCTCCTCGAGGAACACACGATGAACACGGCCGGACCCGCTGTCAAGGACGTTCGCCCGTACCGCCAGCGGCGCGCGGGGGTCGACGCACCGCGGTCGGCGAGAGGCCCACGCGGCGAGCAGGCAAAACTCCGGTCGCGCACCGCGCTGGAGTGCACAAAGGACGCTCGTCGTCATCGGAATCCTTTTCCTGTCGGGTCCTCGTGTCCTTCAATGTGCAACACTTCGACTGCCGTCTCTCGGGAGGAATCGGATAATCCTGCTGCGGTAGGCACTTCCACTCCTGACGCCGCACGGACGACGGTGGTCTCCTTGACACCGGATCCCGCCCACGGCATCGTCTACCGCATTCGAAACGCCGCCGGAGCTTCCGCGCCCGGCCGTGCGTCCGGCCGCTGATCGCCGCCGAAATGCCCAGGAGAACCCGGCTCCGCTGTCCTCACCGCACCGGCGTGCTCCCTCTTCAACGCGATCGAGAGGAGGCGACGTCCCCTGGACGTCGATCCGCATGACTCCGCGAAACCCCACCACCACTGACGATCCTTCCCCGACGCCCCGGGTCGACCGCGTCGTGTTCGGCGTATCCGCGTTCCTCGCCCTGGCTTTCGTCGGCCTGGGCCTTTGGCGCACCGACCTGCTGAGCAGCATGTCCTCGTCCGCGCTCGGCTGGCTGATCACCAACGGCGGCTGGGCTTTCGTCCTCGTCGCAAGCGGTTTGGTGGTCTTCGCGCTGTGGCTGGCCGCCAGCCGCTACGGGCGGATCCCGCTCGGCGCGGACGGCGAATCACCCGAGTTCAAGACGATGTCCTGGG
This portion of the Saccharopolyspora antimicrobica genome encodes:
- a CDS encoding DMT family transporter, producing MFRTPGGARAGIVVQFALLAVAWGSSFLLIKIGLDDLSPAQVVLARLLFGALALGALVVITRRPVPRDPRVWGHLTVVAMLLCVVPFALFAWAEQRISSGLASILNATTPLITMLFATAMLAGERMNRDRTSGLVLGFAGVVAIIGPWRGLGEHNDLLPQLACLGATACYGLAFAYLRRFVSGRGHSAPALAFVQVLIGAVIMVIAAPWVASEPVDRLSGVVIISMVVLGAFGTGMAYVWNNNIVAAWGAANAAAVTYLSPVVGVLLGVVLMGEPLTWNQPVGAALVLLGIMAAHGRLGGISHRQRGTPEVSGGSRAAPGRHR
- a CDS encoding allene oxide cyclase barrel-like domain-containing protein; this translates as MVAKKAFAVAGGLVAIGLLWSVQGAAPETSAAAPPPARTTVLDLDVINDQFARTDVGDPGVSLGDEYVFSDQLRQAGRPVGDDGGSCQVTHVDGARITTNCTLTLRLPDGQLTAQALGVRGEDALMAITGGTGAYRTARGELHATDIQTPDEKYRITITF
- a CDS encoding alpha/beta hydrolase — translated: MTEAHDDRSLPAAAHSEGTLPSGQYWQSWTVEQPGGVVVLVHGLHEHSGRYRHVAARLNAAGYAVYALDHPGHGRSPGTRGNIGGMAAAVTGVGLLARLAADRHSGVPVFVYGHSMGGLISLQYLTGTPLQRIRGAVISAPALDAGPVSTVERIVAPLLSKLLPDLGVRTIDADTISRDPAVVRDFRTDPLNHNGKMRARTAVEIMRTAEAMPRRLPSLTMPLLVLHGGADRLMPPAASELVRNRAGSADLTFRIHEGLHHESHNEPEQEQVLDEIVAWLDAHRAG
- a CDS encoding cutinase family protein — protein: MRFAKKAWLALSGAALVAAGLSGVEVAAAAPPQSTGCGDLYVLTDGRGRGLTGRTWDDAGTTVPAGARMEKFLYDDGIVPGVHPHSLDNTRRVAAPALERKVVDFHRACPGSRITLVGYSFGALISGDAAELLAARDEVPDHLVNAVLIADPRRHVTNTTVQGPSGGIMSVAPDGPGMHTPGPREFGDIEVASICREDDVVCHAANPVSNAVAFSAQLQRLSTAHGAYGSPEQNFWARPADFAGVGDLLLPPSAPIAWGPPAFAAPMPREILNDNAAYQRMMDGLTESGGALAWAEVLNSFGLPGDEIVHGFWKALQEAGAGY
- a CDS encoding NAD(P)H-binding protein; the encoded protein is MSENPILVTGATGKSGSRVAARLRAAGLPVRAASRGGEHTFDWADSRTWDSALEGVRAAYLVQVDGTRFVRPFVERAVRHGVQRLVLASGRGIDDPDYANDPDGVRDALLDSEAAVRESGLEWTISRPGWFAQNFSEGFFAEAVAAGELRLPGGDGAVSFVDAEDIAAVVVAALTEAGHSGQIYELSGPEAVTLAEAVATISAAAGREIRYVPLSVEDFVAELVAQGLPGPEAVGFADVLEPLRNGTDAYLSDGVQRALGREPRTFAEFARSTAAAGGWSV
- a CDS encoding AraC family transcriptional regulator, with translation MDAVSELLAEVRARGAVFRQAIVRPPWALRMSSGASLTLATMLHTPAWIVPDQREPVRIEAGDIAVIRGDVPYSVADDPATSPSAVVTEADYCSATEGIEHAAARTCGTPATGSAVLLSGAFERQGELSAQLLQALPAVLVVPAEERPFPSPEQVAEEIARDRPGQQLVLDRLMDLLLVSALRSWFDNPDADAPAWCRALDDPVVGTALRLLHDAPARPWTVAELAAKAGVSRAALARRFTALVGEPPMAYLTNWRIALAADLLRKTDHTVDAIARKVGYSNAFALSVAFKRLRGTRPSDHRKREAEQRTG
- a CDS encoding GolD/DthD family dehydrogenase, which translates into the protein MTMDPPDVDLDFGLADKVAVITGGASGIGGAIAAAYAAKGARVAILDLQEEAARAQADRIGGGARGFACDVSDAASVEAAVGAVIDAYGRVDVLVNSAGVALLAPAEDLGQQAWDKTLAVNLTGTFLVSQAVGKHMLAAGRGRIINLASQAGSVALDQHAAYCASKFGVIGLTKVLAAEWAGRGVTVNSISPTVVLTELGRKAWEGPKGDALKAVIPTGRFALPEEIAATAVFLASDSSTMINGTDLLVDGGYTAR
- a CDS encoding methyltransferase, with the protein product MRTVVNLIELAASGWCTRAIATAIRLGIPDLIAGQARKPEELAEAVSADPAMLQGLLRMLVAGGVVVRDGDAFALSDDFAALRADHPATVRNVFTLFAETYDDAWAGLAHTVRTGESGYERVFGVPLYDHLDRDAEAARTFDAAMAELARPVIAALLRQHDFSGLRTVVDVGGGSGSLLREVLTASPGLRGVVADRETVCRRGTEALRSSGNDDLNARLSFTPSDFFTALPTGGDRYLLKNVLFDWSDQDRVRILRTIADAMTRTDHRTSRLLVVEPLEDHEQDWSALTRAVFCGSDVPVLDEHRLRTVLAETGFDVLATTRLDGTQHTLVECCVRLD
- a CDS encoding FUSC family protein, with the translated sequence MSTTNSTPTPVKGSPMLLVLFAVVLAPTFLIGYAVGAGSASVVGGFVAMYSLIAFLGGPLRADLRLAAALSPLLLFAAIVPRLLGEVSRPAAIAVIVLIVFVAALLPLRGPRFVTVGLGLGMVTLFAYGMALIGPAGPWQVVIAAVTGVVTAVVLRVLLGIGDPSKATREKIADVLDAEVPALTTAFDTWLADGRRRWLGIALGAASHYRLALHSAEAVQRAQQAEAADGELAALRTRAHELAEQLRAKKPGPAPQTGAGDTTIEFGSEASAALDAVEGTITERDTSRVALADRLRTSVLRPSVRLRSIQVRHAVRTAFGLLLILVITSYLPAGDPLVATALLTTFGILQASWRETLDKARPRVVGLVGGAALAVVIILVVPAPYLPVVALTALVVALWNMMARPAVAYAFMVVVTVGFNTSLRHTDPVHTLVEYAVLTLTAALIGVLVGFAVVPGLRPEPLRHRIVTARSKTERALRAMTGPDRAEALALHRAAAQARAELTPDHEQLDDDQLAELDRFRAALRDLSMLGTTAALGRTADTERLRAALEALEAPASDGETPAVLESIVAGLADQVRTTEAQLLDSLPDR
- a CDS encoding LLM class F420-dependent oxidoreductase is translated as MRYGVVLFTSDRGISPAEAARTAEEAGFHSFAVPEHTHIPVRRDAAHPGTGTEELPDDRYRRTLDPWVALATAASVTQRITLSTAVALPTEHDPITLAKTIATLDHLSGGRVALGTGFGWNTDELADHGIPGGRRKTALREYLGAMRALWTQEEASYDGEFVSFGPSWAWPKPVRSGHIPVLLGAGGTERNFAWAVQHADGWITTPRERDIEERVRRLRELWKEAGRDGEPEVIALAGKPDADTLAAWAACGVTEVLFGLPDAPAEVVTSYITRLADRIGVAAA